The region GGACAGTCTCCATGGACGGACTGGGTCGGTGTAATCGGGAGAACCTGCCACCAGGTCTGTCCGGACCAATCGAGAAAATCCAGGAATCGATAGGCTCCGGGACCAAGATCTCCCATGCCTGCCAGGGAGGGAAGTGATGTGATATGCATGAGGATACCGCTCGAACGCCTGTCCATGGTCTCTCCTTTCGGCCTTTCCAGTCCGATGAACGGATTGCAACTATTATCCCAGATTCTTGCTTACTCTGCCGAAACCTGCAAAGATGTCTCCACGCTATTTGTTGTGGAGAAGGACCATGTATAATCTGCGGTGGCGTTATGTGGAACCGACGCCATCGTGTTATGGAACAGATGAATTTGAATTCGATCAGGATTGTCCTATCACCTTCTCTTTCTGGAAAGGGCCTCTGATGATCTCCGTTCAAAACCTGACCAAGATCTATGGTCGCCAGACCCTCTTTCGTGAGATCTCCTTTTCGGTGAACGCAAAGGAGCGGATTGGTGTCGTCGGCAGGAATGGCCACGGCAAGACAACCCTCTTCCGGCTGATTCTGGGGCTGGACGAACCGGATGAAGGTGCGATATCGATCCCCAGAAATTATCGTGTCGGCCATCTGGAGCAGGAAATACGCCACACCCATCTATCCGTCCTCCAGGAGGGGTGCAGTGCCCTGGGCGCCGGCAGGGAGGACGAGCAGTGGAAGGTGGAGAAAATTTTGGCCGGGCTGGGGTTTTCTTCTGCCGATCTCGCCGGTTCCCCTTCCCAACTATCCGGAGGATATGCGGTTCGCTTAAACCTCGCGAAAGTTCTGGTGTCGGAACCGGAAATGCTACTCCTGGATGAACCGACGAATTACTTGGACGTTCTTTCGATTCGCTGGCTGATCCGCTTCCTGAATGACTGGAAACATGAACTCATGCTGATCACGCATGATCGAGGATTCATGGACCAGGTTGTCACCCATACACTGGCGATCCATCGCCAGAGGGTTCGGAAAATCCAGGGCGGAACTCAGAAAGCCTACGACCAGATTTTGAAAGAGGAAGAGACCTACGAAAAGACGCGCATCAACGATGAAAAGCGCCGCAGGGATGTGGAAATCTATATTCAAAGGTTTCGTGCCAAAGCCCGGCTGGCGGGACTCGTCCAGTCGCGGATCAAGGAGCTTGCCAGGCATGAAAAGCTGGAAAAGCTTGAGCACCTTGAAACCCTGGAATTCTCTTTCCGGGAAGCACCCTTTCCCGCAAAATTAATGGGTGAAGCCGAAAATCTACACTTCAGCTATGCGGCAGGGGGTCAGGACCTTCTCCACGGGATCGGGTTTTCCATCCGGCCAGGAGATCGAATCGGCGTTATGGGGCAGAATGGAAAGGGTAAATCGACTCTCCTGAAAGTTCTTGCAGGACGACTGATTCCAGGGAAGGGGCAATTATCCTTCCATCCTTCTGTTCTCACAGGATACTACGCACAAACCAACGAGAAGGACCTGAACCCGGCCCTTTCCATTGTGGAAGAGCTCATGGCAGGAGGAGCCGGATGCACGGAGGAGGAAGCCCGCACTCTGGCCGGACTCTTTCTCTTTTCCGGAGATGCTGCGGAAAAGAAAATCGACATTCTGTCCGGGGGAGAAAAGAGCCGGGTCCTTCTGGCAAAATTAATGCTGGCACCCGCAAACCTTCTTCTCCTTGATGAGCCTACCAACCATCTGGACATGGAATCCTGTGACGCACTCCTTGCGGCGGTTGATGCCTTCCATGGAGCCGTGATCCTGGTCACCCACAATGAGACCTTTCTTCGCGCACTCGCATCCCGCTTGATCGTCTTTGATCGCGGAACCGTAAAACATTTTGACGGGACCTACGATGACTTTCTTGAACAGACCGGATGGGAAACCGATGATGAAATTCTGCAGAGACAAAAAGCCTCCAGAGGAGCCGGATCCTCCGCGGCAGGCAGGGGGCGGATCGATTCGAAAAGGGCAAGGGCCATTCTCATTCAGGAACGAAGCCGGACTCTGAATCCGCTTCAGGAAGAAATTACGGAGCTGGAATCTGGAATCGAAGCCCTGGAAGAGGAGCAGACAGCAGTGAATGAAGCTCTCATTGAAGCTTCCACCCGGGGAGATGGTCAGGCGATTGCCGATCTGTCCAGAAGGATGGGTCAGTTTCCGGATCAGATCTCCGCACTGTATGACACGCTTGCCGATCGGCTGGATCAGAGGGAACATCTGACCCGGGAATTTGAAAAACGGATGAAGGAAATCATGGGAGATCAGGCGGATTGAACCCGAGGTCGGAACCTGCGATAATGATCCTGTAGAGTATGTATGACTGATATCGAATCCTTACAGCCTCAGGCCCTCTGGTCACATTTTTCCAATCTCTGTGCGATTCCCCGAAGCTCGAGACATGAGAAGGCTGTCGCCGCCTATATCACAAGCACCGCCGAACGTCACAATTTACCCTGGGTCAAGGATAAGGCCGGGAATGTTGTGGTTTACAAACCGGCACATCCCGAAAAGAGAGGAGCAAGGAAGACGATCCTTCAGGGCCACATGGATATGATCTGGGATAAGAAGCGAAACCTGGACCACGATTTTTCCCGGGACCCAATCCATCTGAGGGTGGAAAGCGGGTACGTCAGGGCTGCAGGTACAACGCTGGGAGCGGATAATGGAATCGGTCTGGCGGCTGCGCTGTCGGTCCTGGAATCGACAGATCTTCTCCATGGTCCCCTGGAATTCCTGTTCACTGTCGATGAGGAAACGGGTTTGCACGGGGCCATGAAACTGGATACAAGCCTGATCCAGGGAAGACGTCTGTTGAACCTGGATACGGAGGAAGAGGATGCGTTTTATGTCGGATGTGCGGGCTATGTCGACACGCTCCTGACTCTCCCGATTCGAAGAGAACGGGATCTTCCGTCGGGATGGTGTACCGCCCTCGTCACAATTCGCGGCCTGACGGGCGGGCACTCGGGGGTGGATATTCACCTTCACCGGGGTTCCTCCAATGTTCTGGCCGCACGGGTGATCCGGGAACTGAACAGAGAATATGGAGCGAGGATCGTGACCGTAACGGGGGGGACGCGTCGAAATGCAATCGCCCGGGAAACCGAGGCCATCGTCGCTCTTCCGGGAAAGGATCTGTCTCTGGCAACCCAGCGGGTGCGTTCTCTACAGAAAACCTTCAGGGAAGAGATGAGGGGAGTAGACGATGATGTCTATGCAGCTCTCCATGGAGTGGGCATCACTCCCTATCCTCCCCTGACTGAACCCTCCAACCGGCGGGCCTCCGCTCTTCTTCGATCGATTCCCCACGGCGTTCTCAGTGTGGGACAGACTCAGTCGGAGGTGGTGGAAACTTCAACGAACTTTGCTCGCGTCCATACATCACGATCCCGTATCCTGATCGAAACATCCCAGCGATCGGCAAGGGATACCCTGAAGGATGCCGCTGCCGATATGGTGGCGTCCATGGGAAATCTTTCGGGCGCCAGGGTGCGCCACGAAGGGGGGTACACGGGCTGGAAGCAGGATCCCAGTTCTCCCACCCTGCGAGCCTGCGTTGAGATCTACGAGAGGATTTTTGGGTCGCACCCTCGACTGATCTCCGTTCACGGCGGGTTGGAATGTGGAATCTTTCACCAGAGAATCCCGAATCTTGATATGGTCTCCTTTGGTCCCACCATCGAGTTCGCCCATTCGCCGGAAGAACGAGTTTCCATCGCATCCGTGCGGAACTTCTGGAAACTCCTCACAGAGGTTTTAAAGGAACTTGACTGATCTACTTGTAACTCCCGTTATTGTCGGTCCATTCATGGAGAACTGCTTTATCGTCAGCCATCCTGATTCGAAACATTGCGTCATCATCGACCCCGGGGATCAGCCAGAAGCCATCCTTGGTGAGGTCGAACGGTCGGGAAGACGTCCTCAGGCGATCCTCATCACCCATGGCCATCTCGACCATATCGGTGCGGCGGGCAGGCTGAAAGACCAGCTGGGTATCCCGGTTTACCTGAAGAGGGAAGACCTTGTTCTCTACAGTTCTGCTCCCGAGCATGCTCTCCGCTACGGAATTCAAATGGACTCCCCCCCGGAGCCAGACGCATGGATGGAGGATCACCAGAACCTCTGTTTTGAAGGTTTTGCATTCCAGGTTCTCCATACGCCGGGGCACACCCCGGGACATGTGACCCTTCTGTGCGGTCCCCACGCTTTTGTGGGGGATTGCCTTTTTGCCGGTTCCATCGGGCGAACGGACCTTCCCGGAGGTTCTTTCGAAATCCTGATGCAATCGCTACGGGAGGTGATCCTTGCGCTTCCCGGTGCAACGATCGTCCACCCGGGACACGGCCCGGATACCACGATCTCCCGGGAACTGGCCACCAACCCCTTCCTTCGATAGGAAAGACAGCCTGAATCGAGTTTCCACAATTCATTGTCACTCATGAGGTCAAGAGTTGGAGGGGGCGCTCATCTACCGAGTCCACTTAAGCTTAAGTTACCCTTGAGGTCGATGAGGGGGAGGGGGTCCGGGTGCTCATCTACCGAGTCCACTTAAGTTAAAGATACCCTGGAGGTCGACGGGGCGGATGGGAGGGGGAAAGTCAAACCATTAAACCTTTTATTACTCCTGTCGTACTGTACTGAGGCCCTGTACCCGACCCGCGCAGTGTCAAAAAATAGGGATTCATCCTTTTCATGAAAGGGATATGTAGGGTAGGATAGAGGAGAAGGTTATCATGTGGATGGAGGGAGTTGTTGGACTCTGATCGGAAGCGTTCAGAAAAGTACGCAAGACTCAACAGGCAAAGCACAGAGTCGAAATCTTCGATCCATGCATCGGCTGGATCATTGAGCCCGGAATCCAAATCCAGGCATATTCTGGAAACCATGGTGGACGGTTACTTCGAGGTCGATCTCGAGGGTCGTATTCTCCACGTAAACCAGTCGCTTCTCTCTCAGATGGGGCACACGCTTGAGGAAGGCGTGGGCAAGTATTTTAGTGATTTCATGGAACCCCACCAGGCACGTCGGGTGTACCGTGCGTTTCGAAGGGTTCTCCGCAGACGAGTGGCTGAAAAGCTCTTGTCCCTTGAACTCAGGGCCAGGAATGGCCAGATCCGACACTATGAATCGTCGATCGTTCCGATTTTTGACGACTCGGATCATATTTCAGGATTCTGCGGAATCGCCCGCGATGTTACCGAGCGACATGTCATGCTTGCCATTCTGCAGGCCTCTGAACGCCGGTATAGGGATCTTTTCACGAATGTTTTTGACGGAGTATTTCGGACCTCTCCCGAAGGTCTGCTTCTTTCCGCCAATCCTGCCCTGGTCAAAATGCTCGGATACAGCTCGGAGGAAGAGCTCCGGGAAGCCGACATTGAAAGGGATATTTATTATGCAGGAGAGGAGCGTTCCGGCTGGATGGAGCGACTGTCTCGCGATGGCGAACTGAGGAATGCGAAGTTACGGCTGAGAAAGAAAGATGGAACGGTAATTCATGTCCTGGAAAATTCATACGCTGTAAAAAACCCCGGGGGAGAAATCCTGTTTTATGAGGGCACCCTGACCGACATTACGGAGATGAAGGCTGCTGAGGAACGTCTCCTGGCCTTTGAAAAGGCGATGGAGACGATGCAGCTGGGGGTAACCATTACAGATACGAATCGCAAGATCGCCTATGTGAACCCGGCGGAAGCCAGGATGCACGGATATGACGTAGAGGAATTGATTGGAAAGCCCTCAAACATTTTCGCACCCCGGGAAAAGCGCCGAAGGTGGACCGATCGTGAACTACAGAGGCTCACGAGCTGGGTGCGTGAGGGTGTCAACATACGGAAGGATGGAAGCACCATGCCTGTGCTTCTTTTTTCCGATGCCATACGGGATGCATCCGGTGAAGTGACCGGCATTGTCACAATATGTGAAGATATTACCGAACGAAAGCGCTCGGAACAGACACTCAGGGAAAGCGAACGGCGCTATGCCGATCTGGTCGAAGGGGCACCGGATCCGATCCTTACCGTAAATCTTGATGGTGTGATATTGACCGCCAATCCTGCTGCGGAAGCTGCATCCGGATTCAGCCATGATGATATTGTGGGTCACCACTTCGCTGAGCTCGGCATGGCATCCTCCAGAACACTGAAGAGGATCCAGCGGGAATTTTTTCGAGCCCAGAGGGGTGAGAAACGGCGCCCCATTGAGATTGAAATCGTCGACAAGGTGGGAAACCGAAAGTTCTTTGAGAGCAAGCCGCGCCCGATTTATAAGGACGATCAACTTACTGAGATTCAGGTCATTCTCCGGGATGTCACGCACCGTCGTTTAAAAGAAGAGCAATTAAAAGAGAGCCACGATATTCTCGAACATGCCGTGAATGAAAGAACGGAAGAGCTCCGTCAGGCGAATATTCTCCTTCAGGATGAACTGGAGGAACGACACCGTATAGAGGATGAGCTTAGAAAAAGTGAGGAAAAGTTCCGGTCACTCTTCCAGAATTCCAGGGATGCCATCTTTATCACGTCCCGATCGGGAACCATTCTGGACGTCAATGGTGCAGCCCTGGATATGTTCGGATATACGAGAGCGGAGTTGAAAAAGCTGAACGCATTCGATATCTATGAAAACCCCGAGGACCGTGAATCGTTTATTGACCATATCGAGGATGATGGATTTGTGAAAGACATGGAGGTCCGTCTGCGGAGAAAGAATGGAGCGATCCTGGAGACGATCATTTCAGCCACGCAGTGGCGCTCCAAAGATGGGAAAATCCTGGGATTTCAAGGGATTATCCATGATGTGACCGAAAGGGTCCGTGCCGAAGAAGCTCGAAGAGAGCTCGCCCGCAGATTTCGGGAGATGCTTGAGAATGTCAACCTGATGGCCATTATCCTGGATGACCAGGGACAGCTTGCCTTTTGTAATGAGCACTTCTGTTCTCTGACGGGGCATGGAAAGGAAGAAGTCGCCGGAATCAACTGGTTTGAGACATTTATTCCCCCTGAACTCCGGGAGGAACGACAAAAGAGTTTCTTTGCCAATCTTCCCCGGGGGAGGATCCCCATTCACGAAGAGCGTAATATCCTGACGCGGAATGGTGATCGGAAGCTTATTTTCTGGAATAATACGCTCCTCAGGGATTCGGAAGGCAATGTGAACGGGCTGGCCAGAATCGGGATTGATGTTACGGAGCAGAAGTCGATGGAACAGGCGCTTCGAGAATCCGAGCGCAGGTTTCGTCATATTTTTGAAAACGCGGTTATCGGAATCTATTCGACGACATCGGATGGTAAGGTGACGATGGCCAATCCGGCCCTGATCCGGATGCTTGGATTTGATAGTATTGAGGAACTTGCCAGGAAAAATCTGGAGGAGAGAACGGAATACGAGCCCGATTATGATCGAGATAAGTTCAAGGCCATGTTGGAAGGCGAGGGGGAAATTGTTGGCCTTGAAGCTATCTGGCATCGCAGGGACGGTGTGGCCATTAATGTCAGAGAAAGTGCCAGAATCGTTACGGATGAAGAGGGTGAGATTGTGGGATTTGAAGGCACGATTGAAGATGTTACCGAACAGAAATTAGCGGAAAGAAACCTCAAACAACGACAGCTTGCGCTCCAGCGAGTCTATGAAATTGCAACGATGTCAGGAGGATCCTTCCGCGATGTCTGCGACCTGACCGTACAGGCGCTTGTCGAACAGCTGGATGTACGCCATGCTGAAGTTGCAGTGTTTGATGGAGAAGAACAGCGTTGTATATCCACCATGGCGGACGGCATCCTGTTCCACGATCGAAAGATTGAAATCAGTGAAGGAGAAGATCTGACACATAACTGTGGACTTTGTGATCCAGGACTTCAGGAGGAAGGATTCTGTGCGGACTTTCCCGTGCGCCTTGGGTCCGGGAATCTTGGCGGATTGATTCGAATCCATCACGACGAGACCCGGGATCTATCCGATGAGGTCTGTCATATCATTGAGATTTTTGCTCGATATCTTGCCTATACCCTGGAAAATGAGCAGTTAGAAGCCCGTCTGGAGAGTTTCCAGAGGATGGAGTTACTCGGCCAGGTTGCCGCCGGAGTTGCCCATGAAGTTCGAAACCCACTGAATGCCATTCTTGCCCTGACCGAAGCTCTGAGCATGGATTTCGATTCCGAATCTGAGCACTGGCCCTTCCTAGAGCAGATCCGGGGCCAGGTGGAACGGTTGACGAACCTGATGAACGACCTGCTTCAGCTGGGGAAGCCGATTCAGAAGGCCAATCTTTTCTGGCTGAATCCCGTGGATCTATGCCTGGCCACAATTGAAACGTGGACGGAAACCCATAAGAGAGGAAGCTTGGATGTGCGAATGAATGTGCCGGAATCTCTTTCGGGTATCAGCATCCTGGCGGATGGCCCCAAGCTGCAGCAGGTTCTTATAAACCTGATGGACAATGCGCAGCAGCATAGCCCCCGGGACGCATCACTCCTTATTGATCTTGCTGTTCTGACACCGGATCAACTGCGGATCCGGGTAAAAGACCAGGGAACCGGGATTCCTGAAGAGAAGCTGAATCATGTTTTTGATCCCTTCTTTACGACAAGAAAGAGTGGAACGGGCCTGGGCCTGAGTATCGTGAAAAATATTGTGGAAGCCCATGGAGGAAGAGTCCGGGTTCGGAATAATACACCCAATCCGGGCGCGACGTTCGAGATTTTTATGCCCATTGGCGAAAAGGGAAGATCGTGAATCCGGGCATTCTGCTGGTCGATGACGATTCAGGAATACAGGCTTCCTTTTCGACATACCTTGCACGATCAGGATTTACCGTGACCCAGGCCGTGACCCTCGCAGAAGCCAGGGAACAACTGCTCCATCACAGGTTCGACGCAATCCTTCTTGACCTTCACCTGCCGGACGGAAACGGATCGGACTGGATTCCCGAAATTCGCGAGACGATTCCCGACATTGCGGTTATCGTGATCACTGGATCCGGGGACATATCAACGGCTGTTGAAGCGATGCGGTTGGGGGCGGATCACTTCCTGACCAAGCCCGTCAGTATGCCGGATCTGGTTCTCTTTTTGAATAAGAGTCTTGAGGTTGGAACGCTCAGGAAGTGGAATCGATCCCAGCGGCGGCAGGATACGCGTGATCCCTTTTTCTGGGGTACCAGCACGGCCATGCGAAAAATCCGGGAGCTGGCCAATGTCGCATCCCGGCATGCTTCTCCAGTATTTCTCAGGGGAGAAACAGGAACCGGAAAGGGTCTGCTGGCCCGATGGATTCATGACCAGAGTGACTGGAGCCGATCCCCGTTTGTTGAAGTTAACTGCTCCTCTCTGAAAGGGGATTTGCTGGCCAGTGAACTGTTCGGTCACACAAGAGGCGCCTTCACCTCTGCAGTTCGGGATCGACAGGGCCTGATCGAGCTGGCGGACGGGGGAACGCTCTTTCTGGATGAAATTGGGGACATGGATCTCGAAGTTCAGGCTCAATT is a window of Thermoanaerobaculia bacterium DNA encoding:
- a CDS encoding sigma-54 dependent transcriptional regulator is translated as MNPGILLVDDDSGIQASFSTYLARSGFTVTQAVTLAEAREQLLHHRFDAILLDLHLPDGNGSDWIPEIRETIPDIAVIVITGSGDISTAVEAMRLGADHFLTKPVSMPDLVLFLNKSLEVGTLRKWNRSQRRQDTRDPFFWGTSTAMRKIRELANVASRHASPVFLRGETGTGKGLLARWIHDQSDWSRSPFVEVNCSSLKGDLLASELFGHTRGAFTSAVRDRQGLIELADGGTLFLDEIGDMDLEVQAQFLKVIEEKQYRRLGDVTLRRSEFRLICATNRDLPHQLKEGIFREDLYFRIHVFPIEIPPLRERREDIPGLVQYMLERYGAGGLDVDPVVRDQLSSYPWPGNVREMRNLIERAVLLSTGNELTLEHFPGLGGSRESLPAGAEVHSLREQERQYVRRIFTYFGSDADRASKALGISRATLYRKLK
- a CDS encoding ATP-binding cassette domain-containing protein, coding for MYNLRWRYVEPTPSCYGTDEFEFDQDCPITFSFWKGPLMISVQNLTKIYGRQTLFREISFSVNAKERIGVVGRNGHGKTTLFRLILGLDEPDEGAISIPRNYRVGHLEQEIRHTHLSVLQEGCSALGAGREDEQWKVEKILAGLGFSSADLAGSPSQLSGGYAVRLNLAKVLVSEPEMLLLDEPTNYLDVLSIRWLIRFLNDWKHELMLITHDRGFMDQVVTHTLAIHRQRVRKIQGGTQKAYDQILKEEETYEKTRINDEKRRRDVEIYIQRFRAKARLAGLVQSRIKELARHEKLEKLEHLETLEFSFREAPFPAKLMGEAENLHFSYAAGGQDLLHGIGFSIRPGDRIGVMGQNGKGKSTLLKVLAGRLIPGKGQLSFHPSVLTGYYAQTNEKDLNPALSIVEELMAGGAGCTEEEARTLAGLFLFSGDAAEKKIDILSGGEKSRVLLAKLMLAPANLLLLDEPTNHLDMESCDALLAAVDAFHGAVILVTHNETFLRALASRLIVFDRGTVKHFDGTYDDFLEQTGWETDDEILQRQKASRGAGSSAAGRGRIDSKRARAILIQERSRTLNPLQEEITELESGIEALEEEQTAVNEALIEASTRGDGQAIADLSRRMGQFPDQISALYDTLADRLDQREHLTREFEKRMKEIMGDQAD
- a CDS encoding PAS domain S-box protein, which encodes MDSDRKRSEKYARLNRQSTESKSSIHASAGSLSPESKSRHILETMVDGYFEVDLEGRILHVNQSLLSQMGHTLEEGVGKYFSDFMEPHQARRVYRAFRRVLRRRVAEKLLSLELRARNGQIRHYESSIVPIFDDSDHISGFCGIARDVTERHVMLAILQASERRYRDLFTNVFDGVFRTSPEGLLLSANPALVKMLGYSSEEELREADIERDIYYAGEERSGWMERLSRDGELRNAKLRLRKKDGTVIHVLENSYAVKNPGGEILFYEGTLTDITEMKAAEERLLAFEKAMETMQLGVTITDTNRKIAYVNPAEARMHGYDVEELIGKPSNIFAPREKRRRWTDRELQRLTSWVREGVNIRKDGSTMPVLLFSDAIRDASGEVTGIVTICEDITERKRSEQTLRESERRYADLVEGAPDPILTVNLDGVILTANPAAEAASGFSHDDIVGHHFAELGMASSRTLKRIQREFFRAQRGEKRRPIEIEIVDKVGNRKFFESKPRPIYKDDQLTEIQVILRDVTHRRLKEEQLKESHDILEHAVNERTEELRQANILLQDELEERHRIEDELRKSEEKFRSLFQNSRDAIFITSRSGTILDVNGAALDMFGYTRAELKKLNAFDIYENPEDRESFIDHIEDDGFVKDMEVRLRRKNGAILETIISATQWRSKDGKILGFQGIIHDVTERVRAEEARRELARRFREMLENVNLMAIILDDQGQLAFCNEHFCSLTGHGKEEVAGINWFETFIPPELREERQKSFFANLPRGRIPIHEERNILTRNGDRKLIFWNNTLLRDSEGNVNGLARIGIDVTEQKSMEQALRESERRFRHIFENAVIGIYSTTSDGKVTMANPALIRMLGFDSIEELARKNLEERTEYEPDYDRDKFKAMLEGEGEIVGLEAIWHRRDGVAINVRESARIVTDEEGEIVGFEGTIEDVTEQKLAERNLKQRQLALQRVYEIATMSGGSFRDVCDLTVQALVEQLDVRHAEVAVFDGEEQRCISTMADGILFHDRKIEISEGEDLTHNCGLCDPGLQEEGFCADFPVRLGSGNLGGLIRIHHDETRDLSDEVCHIIEIFARYLAYTLENEQLEARLESFQRMELLGQVAAGVAHEVRNPLNAILALTEALSMDFDSESEHWPFLEQIRGQVERLTNLMNDLLQLGKPIQKANLFWLNPVDLCLATIETWTETHKRGSLDVRMNVPESLSGISILADGPKLQQVLINLMDNAQQHSPRDASLLIDLAVLTPDQLRIRVKDQGTGIPEEKLNHVFDPFFTTRKSGTGLGLSIVKNIVEAHGGRVRVRNNTPNPGATFEIFMPIGEKGRS
- a CDS encoding MBL fold metallo-hydrolase, with the protein product MTDLLVTPVIVGPFMENCFIVSHPDSKHCVIIDPGDQPEAILGEVERSGRRPQAILITHGHLDHIGAAGRLKDQLGIPVYLKREDLVLYSSAPEHALRYGIQMDSPPEPDAWMEDHQNLCFEGFAFQVLHTPGHTPGHVTLLCGPHAFVGDCLFAGSIGRTDLPGGSFEILMQSLREVILALPGATIVHPGHGPDTTISRELATNPFLR
- a CDS encoding aminoacyl-histidine dipeptidase; the protein is MTDIESLQPQALWSHFSNLCAIPRSSRHEKAVAAYITSTAERHNLPWVKDKAGNVVVYKPAHPEKRGARKTILQGHMDMIWDKKRNLDHDFSRDPIHLRVESGYVRAAGTTLGADNGIGLAAALSVLESTDLLHGPLEFLFTVDEETGLHGAMKLDTSLIQGRRLLNLDTEEEDAFYVGCAGYVDTLLTLPIRRERDLPSGWCTALVTIRGLTGGHSGVDIHLHRGSSNVLAARVIRELNREYGARIVTVTGGTRRNAIARETEAIVALPGKDLSLATQRVRSLQKTFREEMRGVDDDVYAALHGVGITPYPPLTEPSNRRASALLRSIPHGVLSVGQTQSEVVETSTNFARVHTSRSRILIETSQRSARDTLKDAAADMVASMGNLSGARVRHEGGYTGWKQDPSSPTLRACVEIYERIFGSHPRLISVHGGLECGIFHQRIPNLDMVSFGPTIEFAHSPEERVSIASVRNFWKLLTEVLKELD